In Pongo pygmaeus isolate AG05252 chromosome 13, NHGRI_mPonPyg2-v2.0_pri, whole genome shotgun sequence, one genomic interval encodes:
- the BARX1 gene encoding homeobox protein BarH-like 1 produces MQRPGEPGAARFGPPEGCADHRPHRYRSFMIEEILTEPPGPKGAAPAAAAAAAGELLKFGVQALLAARPFHSHLAVLKAEQAAVFKFPLAPLGCSGLSSALLAAGPGLPGAAGAPHLPLELQLRGKLEAAGPGEPGTKAKKGRRSRTVFTELQLMGLEKRFEKQKYLSTPDRIDLAESLGLSQLQVKTWYQNRRMKWKKIVLQGGGLESPTKPKGRPKKNSIPTSEQLTEQERAKDAEKPAEVPGEPSDRSRED; encoded by the exons ATGCAGCGGCCGGGGGAGCCGGGCGCCGCGCGCTTCGGCCCGCCCGAGGGCTGCGCGGACCACCGGCCGCACCGCTATCGCAGCTTCATGATTGAGGAGATCCTCACGGAGCCACCGGGGCCCAAGGGCGCCGCGCCCGCAGCCGCCGCTGCCGCGGCGGGCGAGCTGCTGAAGTTCGGCGTGCAGGCGCTGCTGGCGGCGCGGCCCTTCCACAGCCACCTGG CCGTGCTGAAGGCCGAGCAGGCGGCGGTGTTCAAGTTCCCACTGGCGCCGCTGGGCTGTTCAGGGCTGAGCTCTGCGCTGCTGGCGGCGGGGCCTGGGCTGCCCGGCGCCGCCGGTGCGCCACACCTGCCGCTCGAGTTGCAGCTCCGCGGGAAGCTGGAGGCGGCAGGCCCTGGGGAGCCAGGCACCAAGGCCAAGAAGGGGCGTCGGAGCCGCACTGTGTTCACCGAGCTGCAGCTGATGGGCCTGGAGAAACGCTTCGAGAAGCAGAAGTACCTTTCCACGCCGGACAG AATAGATCTTGCTGAGTCCCTGGGCCTGAGCCAGTTGCAGGTGAAGACGTGGTACCAGAATCGGAGgatgaagtggaagaaaata GTGCTGCAGGGCGGCGGCCTGGAGTCTCCCACTAAGCCCAAGGGGCGGCCCAAGAAGAACTCAATTCCAACGAGCGAGCAGCTTACTGAGCAGGAGCGCgccaaggatgcagagaaaccgGCGGAGGTGCCGGGCGAGCCCAGCGACAGGAGCCGCGAGGACTGA